From the Alkalibacter rhizosphaerae genome, one window contains:
- a CDS encoding efflux RND transporter periplasmic adaptor subunit produces MNKKKRNKLRNWVLIIAGIAIALFAGRSLLTPKSIPLETVNATAADITTWYSFSGNIEANNRETILSERAATINEIFVSEGELVIEGKDLLDPSSGSNPEAGMDGEIAEIFVDENETVSPGTKLITIVDYTDLEVSVKVDEYELAAVTPGKEVLVRIKAIDKEFAGVVESISKEGTILNGVTYFIAVVKLDYDESLKVGMTAEVTLRKDEVKNAIALPMTAIQFDDDNTPYVFKKNAEGIAAKTPIVTGINDGKLVEIISGVDKGEEILLGEIVEAGGFPFGGGMGRGGQDGGN; encoded by the coding sequence TTGAATAAAAAGAAAAGAAACAAACTACGAAACTGGGTACTAATCATAGCTGGCATTGCAATAGCGCTATTCGCAGGAAGATCACTTCTCACACCGAAGTCAATCCCATTGGAGACGGTGAATGCAACAGCTGCCGACATCACCACTTGGTATTCCTTTTCAGGCAATATCGAGGCCAACAATAGAGAAACCATTCTTTCTGAAAGGGCTGCCACTATCAATGAGATCTTTGTATCAGAGGGGGAGCTGGTAATAGAGGGCAAAGACCTTCTTGACCCGAGTTCCGGTTCCAATCCGGAAGCAGGAATGGACGGAGAGATCGCAGAGATTTTCGTAGATGAAAATGAGACCGTATCTCCCGGCACAAAACTCATCACCATCGTCGACTATACGGACCTTGAGGTAAGCGTGAAGGTGGATGAATATGAGCTTGCCGCAGTGACTCCAGGCAAGGAAGTACTTGTTCGGATCAAGGCCATTGACAAGGAGTTTGCCGGTGTGGTAGAAAGCATTTCCAAGGAAGGCACGATCCTAAATGGCGTCACCTACTTCATTGCTGTTGTGAAACTTGATTACGACGAATCTCTGAAAGTAGGTATGACAGCAGAAGTCACCCTTCGAAAGGACGAGGTCAAAAATGCAATTGCCCTCCCGATGACAGCAATACAGTTCGATGACGACAATACTCCCTATGTGTTCAAGAAAAATGCAGAAGGCATCGCCGCGAAGACACCCATCGTTACAGGGATCAACGACGGTAAGCTGGTTGAAATCATCAGCGGCGTCGATAAGGGCGAAGAAATTCTGTTAGGC